A region of Procambarus clarkii isolate CNS0578487 chromosome 22, FALCON_Pclarkii_2.0, whole genome shotgun sequence DNA encodes the following proteins:
- the LOC138367628 gene encoding sodium/potassium/calcium exchanger 1-like, producing the protein MDVSSWPKSCGTRHGDMGVSPREKTESQNEDHDCGPVGAGDIDENHDCGPVGAGDIDEDHDCGPVGAGDIDENHDCGPVGAGDIDEDHDCGPVGAGDIDENHDCGAAGAGDIDEDHDCGPVGAGDIDEDHDCGAAGAGDIDEDHDCGSVGAGDIDENHDCGAAGAGDIDEDHDCGSVGAGDIDENHDCGAAGAGDKDENHGRRIAGIDEDPR; encoded by the exons ATGGATGTGTCTTCATGGCCTAAGAGTTGTGGGACCCGTCATGGTGACATGGGAGTTTCTCCCAGAGAGAAAACAGAGAGTCAGA ACGAGGACCATGACTGTGGTCCAGTTGGTGCAGGGGACATAGATGAGAACCATGACTGTGGTCCAGTTGGTGCAGGGGACATAGACGAGGACCATGACTGTGGTCCAGTTGGTGCAGGGGACATAGATGAGAACCATGACTGTGGTCCAGTTGGTGCAGGGGACATAGACGAGGACCATGACTGTGGTCCAGTTGGTGCAGGGGACATAGATGAGAACCATgactgtggtgcagctggtgcagGGGACATAGACGAGGACCATGACTGTGGTCCAGTTGGTGCAGGGGACATAGACGAGGACCATgactgtggtgcagctggtgcagGGGACATAGACGAGGACCATGACTGTGGTTCAGTTGGTGCAGGGGACATAGATGAGAACCATgactgtggtgcagctggtgcagGGGACATAGACGAGGACCATGACTGTGGTTCAGTTGGTGCAGGGGACATAGATGAGAACCATgactgtggtgcagctggtgcagGGGACAAAGATGAGAACCATGGCCGTCGTATAGCGGGCATAGATGAAGACCCTAGGTAA